DNA from Corynebacterium stationis:
AGTAAATGGTCACCTTGGTCTTATCCACAGAGATTGGCTCGAGGCGTCGGATCTGAGTGGAGAACTGGTCCATGATGTAGACATTTGGGTAGAGGCACAGGTTGCGGGATGCGCCCACCATGAAGTTTGCGCGCTCTTCACCGTGCAGTTCTTTTAGTTCGCTCAGGCGGTCATACACTGGGCGGTCTTCTGGGTTTGCCCATTGGCTCCACAGCATGAGGTGGCCATTCGGGAAGGAGAAGTAGCCCCCACCCTGGTTGCCCCACTCACCAGCACTCATCGCGCGGGTTTCATTCTTGGACTCACCGGAGTCACGACGGGAAGTGGTTGCCGCGTAGTTCCAATGGGTGGAAGAAACGTGGTAGCCGTCAGCACCGTTTTCTGCCTGCAGCTTCCAGTTACCGTCATAGGTGTAGGTGGAAGAGCCACGCAGGACTTCCAAACCTTCTGGGGACTGGTCAATGAGCATGTCCAAGACAGCACGTGAATCACCCAAGTGTTCTTCCAGGTCAACTACGTCTGGGTTCAAAGAGCCAAAGAGGAAACCGCGGTAGCTTTCAAAGCGTGGAACACGGCGCAGGTCGTGGCTGCCGTCCTTGCGGAAGTTTTCTGGGTATCCGCCAGTTTCTTCGTCCTTGACCTTGAGCAGGCGGCCATCATTGGAGAAGGTCCAGCCGTGGAAAGGGCAAGTGATCGTGGTGCGGTTATCGGTCTTGCGGCGGCACAGCATCGCACCGCGGTGGGAACATGCATTGATCAGTGCGTTGAGCTCGCCGTCTTTGGAACGAGTGATCATGATTGGCTGACGGCCGATGTTGGTGGTGTAGTAGTCGCCAACATTCGGAATCTGCGATTCGTGCGCGAGGAAGATCCAGTTGCCTTCGAAGATGTAGCGCATTTCCAGGTCAAAAAGTTCCTGGTCGGTAAACACCTTGCGGTTGACGCGAACAACGCCTTCTTCAGGACGGTAGTCCAGTGCGTTTTCCAGTGTTTCATCAACCGAATTACGGCGCGCTTGTACAGACATGTGTACGCTCCTTTGAATTTTAGCCTTGGGGACTTACATCGTCTCCACGGGATATCCCGCAGATTCACACCCAATTTCAGGTGTGCGAATTGTGTTTTCACCGATTCATGAAAGATGCATTTCCTGTTGCATCTCACGCAGTCACGATCCGTGATGTAGGACTCACCATACGGAGCTTGGGGAGATGGAACACTAGGTACGATCCTAGGGTTTAGTAGGGTCTTGGCGTTCGCTAGTCGCACTTTGCAACATTTAATCTTGACTAGCTGCAGTTTTACTTTAAAAAGCAGGACCTATCTCTCGGATAAAGTTTTTACGTGATGAAATTCGATTGACTTAGGCCATGCGCTAGGCCACAGTATTAAGTGGCAAGCAGGGTACATCACAAGTAATTTTTCGACGACACCGCGGGAGATACTGTGGAGCATCACCCCCGCACCGATGTGCAACTCGCTGCACTTCCCACACATACATTTAGCTTCATTACCGCAAGGAAGTGAAGTCTATACAAGGAGGCTTTCCCATGGCTTTGGATACGGCAACAGAAACCGCAACAGCACAAGCATCCGGCACTGCAGCAACGGACAAGTTTAAGAAGACCCGCGCACCGCACGCGGATACTTCCCCGGAGCGCGCAGCAGCCATCTATAAGGATCTCTTCAAGGCTTTTGAAGAAATCACCTTGAAGCACCAGATCACCTACGACGAGTACGAAGTAGTTAAGTGGTGGATGATTCAGGTCGGCGAAAACGGCGAGTGGCCACTGTGGCTGGACGTCTTCTACGAGCACGTTGTGGAAAAGGCTAACTACGACCGCAAGGGCTACACCGGCACCCAGGGTTCCATTGAGGGCCCTTACTACGTTGACAACGCTCCGAAGCTGCCAGCTGAGTGCGAGATGCCAATGCGTGATAAGGACCGCGAAGCACAGGCACTGTACTTCACCGGCCAGGTCACCGACATCGACGGCAATGGCCTCGGCGGCGCTACCGTTGAGCTGTGGCACGCAGATGAGGAGGGCTACTACTCCCAGTTCGCACCAAACATCCCAGAGTGGAACCTGCGCGGCACCATCGTGACCGATGAAGAGGGCAACTACAACATCAAGACCTTGCAGCCTGCTCCTTACCGCATTCCTCACGATGGCCCAACTGGCTGGTTCATTGATTCCTACGATGGCCACCCATGGCGCCCAGCGCACCTGCACCTGCGCATCAAGCACCCTGGCTACCGCACCATCACCACTCAGCTGTACTTCGTTGGTGATGAGCACCTGCAGGATGACGTTGCTTCCGCAGTTAAGCCTGAGCTGGTTCTGGATCCTCAACCACAGGCAGATGGTTCCAACAAGGTTGTTTACCCATTCGCGCTGGATAGGGAAGACTAATCCCCTTCGCTAGATAAACCCTCTATCGCCTCGTGTTCACAATGGCCGCCACGGCTAATGTGGGATACGAGGCTTTAGTCATGAAAGGACGCATAATTACATGTCAGCACCCATTATTGAAGCTATTGAAACCCGAATCTTAGATGTTCCACTTATCCGTCCGCACGGGTTCGCGACGTTTACCGCCAATGAGCAGCCTATTTTGCTCGTACAGGTCAAGCTGTCGGACGGGTCCACGGGATTCGGCGAGGGTGTCGTACCAGGTGGCGCTTGGTGGGGCGGGGAGACGGTTGAGACCATGCAGGCCATCGTCGAAAAGTACCTGGCACCGGCCACCATTGGCCGCAAGGCTTCGGAGATTTCCGGCATCGTGCACGGTTGGGAACGCCACGTTGCTAACATGCGCTTTGCCAAGGCCGGGTTAGAGATCGCTCTTTTCGATGCCTACGCTCGTTCCCTTAACATCCCCCTCGCTGACCTGCTCGGCGGCAAGTTCCGCGATAGCCTCGACTGCACCTGGGCCCTCGGCGTACTACCGCTTGAGGAGGCTGTCGCTGAGGTCGAAGAGCGTATTACTTCACATGGGCACAAGTCTTTCAAGCTCAAGATGGGTTCTGGCGATCCAGCAACGGACGTTTCTCGCATCGCAGAGCTTGTCGATGCCCTCGACGGCCGCGTCTCCTTCCGCATCGACATCAATGCCCGCTGGGACCGCCTGACTTCCCTGCGCTTCTTGCCAAAACTCGCTGAGGCTGGCGTAGAGCTCTTTGAGCAACCAACGCCTGCTGATGACTTGGATACCCTCCGCGAGATTACCCAGCGCATTGGCGTTCCTGTTATGGCCGATGAGTCCGTCTGCTCCCCCGCCGACGCCCTCGCGGTGGTCAAGAAGCAAGCCGCCGACGTCGTCGCTATCAAGACCACCAAGCTCGGTGGCCTACTCGCATCCAAGAAGACCGCCGCCATCGCTGAGACCGCTGGTCTCGCCTGCCACGGCGCCACCTCCCTGGAAGGACCTTTCGGCACCGCCGCTTCCCTACACTTCTGCGCCTCCACCCCAGCGGTCACCTACGGCACCGAGCTCTTCGGCCCCATGCTGCTGAAGGAAACCTACGTCGAAAATGACATCGAGTACCGCGACGGTAAGGTCTTCGTCCCCGAAGGCCCCGGCACCGGCTTGAACCCTGACTGGGACCAGATCAACAAGTTCACGCGAAAATAGTCAAGCAACTTCCGCAAAAAGAGACAACCAACGATGTAACAAGGAGAAAAATGCTGTTTTTGGCACGCATGGATGTAAATTTCCCCGATTCACTCACCCCTGAACAAACCGCTGACTTCCAGGCCCGCGAGAAGGAATACTCCGGCAACCTGCAGGAAAAAGGCATCATGCGCGCCATCTGGCGCGTCGTCGGCGAGTACGCCAACTACTCCATCTTCGACGTTGATGACCACGATGAGCTGCACACTATCCTCAGCGGCTTCCCCATGTTCAAGTACATGGACGTGAAAATCACGCCACTAGCCAAGCACCCTAACGCACTGAAGTACTACCTGCGCGATTAAATTCTTGGAGCTAAAGCACCGAAGTCAAAAGGATACTGGGCATTACTGTCACTTATTTACAGTGATGCCCAGTATATTTACTCCCTAAAGTCCCGAATGTACTGGTTCATTTCTCTACGGACGCTCGATCTTTCTTCAGGAATCTTCAGCCTATCTTGACGTGAAGGTTGTGCCCCTGATTTTTCACGTAGCCAATTCAAGCAATCGCGTGATGCAATTTCGACTTCCTCAGATGACTCAGCATTAAACTCTTCACACCAGCTTTCGATGAGCTCGGTCTCTTCAAAAAATGGCTCAGTCGCTACTTGAAAGTCGGTGGTCGGCACTAAGACTCGAGAGGAAAAATGTACCCAGCGCTGCAAGAGAATATTAATCCCTAGGTTTGATAAAATTGACGCCCGTCTAGTGAACTGATCTGGAGACACCGTATACAGCTCGTTAAAATTAACAGCCCATACTTTTCCTTCAGGAGCCTCTACTTCCAAGCCTGGAAGTGCCATATACCCATAGTTGGCTTGCCAGTCCGCTTCTGACCAACTTTTGACTTTATCTAATCGAGCCACCAGCAACTTTGAGCGGAGCTTAATACCATCACGCCGCATTGAACAGGGATGCTGCAAAACCATAATCATTCGAGGCCGCTTTGTGGAACCTGGTTCTAGTTGAACCTCTTTAAAAACATCCCCAGTCAAAAAAGGTCGACCGGAGACTATTTCATCTCCTTGAGCGAGATAAAGACTTGAAGAGCGTAAGGTTCCATTATTGTAGGGCGAAGCCAATCTTGCCGACACTTCTTATCCTTTAGCTCGAATCGAAAAGAATCCATCTTCCGCTTCGAAAACCTCAAACGGTGAACGAAACTTTTCGCGCCAATTCTCATCAAATTTTGTCAGAATGTCTTCAGGGTCAGCATGTCCACTTGCAGCTTCAAATACCAAATCAACTCGCTTCGTAGAGTAAAGGTCGATCGGGGTAATTGGAACCTCATCAAGTATCGGCATTTCAAACCAAGAGGCCACATCCGCGACAAGATAATTTTCCTGAACAATTTCGACTGCAGCATTCACAGATGCCAAATCCCGACGACTATCTGCCGACACTTTTTGCCCCTTACGCCACTTCCGAACCGCCGGAACAGAAACTCCAGTTAGCTGTGCGATATGACGCCACGCAAAGCCCAATTCAGACAGAGACGATAACAATTCTAACGCTGGTTTCTTCGCTTTTTCTGAGCCGAGTACACGCCACTCCCTAACCTGAGAATCAGAGTGTAACTTCTCTGCATCACTGTTGACTGCCTTTGCACGCGCACGAAGAAATCCTGCATCTTCAGTTTGACCTCGAACCTGCCCGAACAAATCAATTTCTTTCGACCCGAAAATATCTCCAGGACGCTCTTGGGCTTGTTGTCTAGTATTCATTATTCAGAACCTCCTGACGTAGCTTATCCGTGATCAACAATTCAAATATTTCTCGTATAGGTTCATGTGCCCTATCAATAATCTCTAGTAGAGAGTCCAGATCGGAATTTGTTCCAACCGTTTTCTCAATAGCTAGATCAAGTAGAAAAAAGGGGCCCGGGGTAGGAAGCTCACGACGAAAATCATCAGAACCGGTGAACGCAAATCCTTCTAAGGCTCCATATCTCATATGAAGAAAGGTATCTTCGGCGATTTGATAGGCTACCGAATTTTGCTTGACACCTCCGTCCAAGATCAATGAAGAAACTTCGTCTATTTCTCGAACCAGGCTGTCTTTCACCCAATCGGACCACACGATTGAATCACCTTCAGATGGTGACGGGACACGAATTTCATCCAAGTACCTTAGTCCCACTCGGTTAACCACACGAACGCTTAAAGTTTCCATAACGGCGGCTACCGAATTCTTTACTAATTCGCGAAGATTTTCATACCCAGCATAATCAGTCAATTCGAAAGACAACGAGACATCGATCCCCCGATCTACAGGATGAGGAGCTTGCCGGATTGAAAAATGCGTTCTTTTATCCCTGCTCGACCATCTCCAAGAAACTACTTTATCTAGGTCAGGTTCGGCTTCCTCTGCCACATTGAAAGAAACACTGTAACCAGGAAGCTCGGCACGCTCAGGAAGCCGATTTTTGAGGCGACCCGAAATTAGATTGACTGCCTGCAGGGTGAGGGCTTCATCAGTCTCTAAATCGATTTCCAACGCAACCAGCACAATTGGGGCATTTGGGTATACGTTTTTAGTTTCCATACTGCAAGTGTAACTTAAAGAGAACCAAAAGTGTTACCGAAATTCGCTGCTATTTCGGCTAGTTGAATGCGGTAACTTGTTCGCAAATTAACAAATTTCAATTCCGCATCAGGTTGGTTATTAGTGCCAATTGTTCAATTCAAGCTCCTCACTCAACAAGGTCTGTAAGTAGCGGGGTATCCCGCAGAGGAGCACACAGAAAAATCAGCACAGTAGCCACCACGGCTACTACAGTCAGTATCGCCATGCTGCTGGTAACGCCCCACTGGTCGAATCCAAAGCCAGCAAAGAAGATGCCCATTCGCATAAGAAAAATACCGGGCGCAGTAGAAGCCGTGGTCACAGCACCCATCTTGCTTTCCGGTGTCACTGCAACTGTATAGGCACCGATCACTGAATTGAAGGACGCCAAAGGCAATCCGTCGATAAACAACACGACAATGGTTGCAACGACATTATGATTGGCCACGGTCAACAGGAGGAGTCCGCCGCTAAAAAACGCCAGGGCTAATGAGCCAAGACGGCCAAGAGGGATTCTCTAAGTTAAAACTCCAGCAAAGAAGGACCCAACGATAACTCCGAGACCAAAGCTCGCTGAGGTTCACCCGATAATGAAAGCGCTGCTTCCGGAAGCTTGGAAAGACTGAATTAGCAACAGAATGAAAGCCGACATGGGAATATTGGCAACCGCCGGCATCATAGTAATTCCGCGTAACCCAGAGTGACTAGATACTAACCGAAACCCATCTACAGCTGCCCTGATGATGGATCAAGAGTTCTCACCATCTTCTTCGGTGCTTGCACAATTGCGGGAAACCAATGTCTTGGAAGGAACCAAAATGCTAGCTAGGCCATGGGCAACACCTTGCACGATTACGGCAACCTGCGGACCGAAAGCAGAAAGAAAACCGGCGAAAGGCCCGCCGAGAACCTCAGCGGCGGATTCACATCCATGAGCAACCGCATTGGCACTACCCAAGTCATTCGGTGCCACGATCTGTCTGATCCGGCTCTCCTCACTTGGCATATCAAATGCACCGAGTGCTGCAGTAAAAATGACGAGAACGGCAATTAACCAGATTGAAGAACCGCCGAAAGTTAGCAATCCTGCGATCACGAACCAGACTATCGCTTGGGTCAATGCCACAACGCGCAAAACCCGCGAAGCATGCAAACGGTCATTCACTGCCCCAGACAGCAGACTAAGAAGGACTAAAGCTCCAGTTCCTAACCTCGAAACCAGACCGATGAGCGTCGGGTTTCCGGTTACGTCAAAGATGAGCAGTGGAACAACAACCGCCGCCATTGCATACCCAGTCTG
Protein-coding regions in this window:
- a CDS encoding MFS transporter, yielding MTRVPGYQRLVGAMALNQTGYAMAAVVVPLLIFDVTGNPTLIGLVSRLGTGALVLLSLLSGAVNDRLHASRVLRVVALTQAIVWFVIAGLLTFGGSSIWLIAVLVIFTAALGAFDMPSEESRIRQIVAPNDLGSANAVAHGCESAAEVLGGPFAGFLSAFGPQVAVIVQGVAHGLASILVPSKTLVSRNCASTEEDGENS
- a CDS encoding TIGR04255 family protein produces the protein METKNVYPNAPIVLVALEIDLETDEALTLQAVNLISGRLKNRLPERAELPGYSVSFNVAEEAEPDLDKVVSWRWSSRDKRTHFSIRQAPHPVDRGIDVSLSFELTDYAGYENLRELVKNSVAAVMETLSVRVVNRVGLRYLDEIRVPSPSEGDSIVWSDWVKDSLVREIDEVSSLILDGGVKQNSVAYQIAEDTFLHMRYGALEGFAFTGSDDFRRELPTPGPFFLLDLAIEKTVGTNSDLDSLLEIIDRAHEPIREIFELLITDKLRQEVLNNEY
- the catC gene encoding muconolactone Delta-isomerase; this encodes MLFLARMDVNFPDSLTPEQTADFQAREKEYSGNLQEKGIMRAIWRVVGEYANYSIFDVDDHDELHTILSGFPMFKYMDVKITPLAKHPNALKYYLRD
- the catA gene encoding catechol 1,2-dioxygenase, encoding MALDTATETATAQASGTAATDKFKKTRAPHADTSPERAAAIYKDLFKAFEEITLKHQITYDEYEVVKWWMIQVGENGEWPLWLDVFYEHVVEKANYDRKGYTGTQGSIEGPYYVDNAPKLPAECEMPMRDKDREAQALYFTGQVTDIDGNGLGGATVELWHADEEGYYSQFAPNIPEWNLRGTIVTDEEGNYNIKTLQPAPYRIPHDGPTGWFIDSYDGHPWRPAHLHLRIKHPGYRTITTQLYFVGDEHLQDDVASAVKPELVLDPQPQADGSNKVVYPFALDRED
- the benA gene encoding benzoate 1,2-dioxygenase large subunit, translating into MSVQARRNSVDETLENALDYRPEEGVVRVNRKVFTDQELFDLEMRYIFEGNWIFLAHESQIPNVGDYYTTNIGRQPIMITRSKDGELNALINACSHRGAMLCRRKTDNRTTITCPFHGWTFSNDGRLLKVKDEETGGYPENFRKDGSHDLRRVPRFESYRGFLFGSLNPDVVDLEEHLGDSRAVLDMLIDQSPEGLEVLRGSSTYTYDGNWKLQAENGADGYHVSSTHWNYAATTSRRDSGESKNETRAMSAGEWGNQGGGYFSFPNGHLMLWSQWANPEDRPVYDRLSELKELHGEERANFMVGASRNLCLYPNVYIMDQFSTQIRRLEPISVDKTKVTIYCIAPKGESAESRANRIRQYEDFFNATGMATPDDLEEFRSCQKTYLATSFPWNDMTRGLHQQQSGPNELAQKLQLNEVLSSGARTEDEGLYPIQHGYWEDVMRAAVKMDASVNKDLFDEKAATESAREYALAAAARKEAAEAAAAEKAASGQGAPRRSRRSRRR
- a CDS encoding muconate/chloromuconate family cycloisomerase; this translates as MSAPIIEAIETRILDVPLIRPHGFATFTANEQPILLVQVKLSDGSTGFGEGVVPGGAWWGGETVETMQAIVEKYLAPATIGRKASEISGIVHGWERHVANMRFAKAGLEIALFDAYARSLNIPLADLLGGKFRDSLDCTWALGVLPLEEAVAEVEERITSHGHKSFKLKMGSGDPATDVSRIAELVDALDGRVSFRIDINARWDRLTSLRFLPKLAEAGVELFEQPTPADDLDTLREITQRIGVPVMADESVCSPADALAVVKKQAADVVAIKTTKLGGLLASKKTAAIAETAGLACHGATSLEGPFGTAASLHFCASTPAVTYGTELFGPMLLKETYVENDIEYRDGKVFVPEGPGTGLNPDWDQINKFTRK